GGAGCTGGCAAGCCTTACGTTCGTGGCAGAGGCTGCCAACCTTCTGCTGTTAGGGCCTCCCGGAGTAGGCAAGACCCATCTGGCTGTGGGACTGGCCATCAAAGGCATAGAGCAGGGGTATGGGGCTTACTTCATCCGGGCCTACGATCTGATGGAGGACCTGAGAAGGGCGCGGGCTGAGCATCGTCTGGACCGGCGCATGAGAGTCTACCTGGCGCCTAAGATCCTGATCATAGACGAGTTCGGCATCTGGCCCTACGACAGAGACGCCGCCACCGCTTTCTTCACACTAGTATCGGCCAGGTATGAGCGGGGCAGCATCGTCCTGACGTCCAACAAGGGCTTCGCCGACTGGGGTGAGTTGCTGGGAGACACAGTGATCGCAACGGCTATCTTGGACCGGTTGCTACACCACAGCCACGTCCTGAATATACGAGGTGAGAGCTACAGGCTCAAGGACAAGCGCCAGGCCGGGCTGATGACCTCCACTCACCTACTGTCAGCGGGATCGGAAACCGTAGAGGGCGGAAAGGAAATAGCCGAGGT
This window of the Candidatus Neomarinimicrobiota bacterium genome carries:
- the istB gene encoding IS21-like element helper ATPase IstB, producing METLGLTQAAAVLDSRLDAAAHKQLSYPEVLADLLGIEAAARRERYLTTRTRLAHLPFQRTLDQFDFGFQPSIDERQVKELASLTFVAEAANLLLLGPPGVGKTHLAVGLAIKGIEQGYGAYFIRAYDLMEDLRRARAEHRLDRRMRVYLAPKILIIDEFGIWPYDRDAATAFFTLVSARYERGSIVLTSNKGFADWGELLGDTVIATAILDRLLHHSHVLNIRGESYRLKDKRQAGLMTSTHLLSAGSETVEGGKEIAEVG